In a genomic window of Sutcliffiella sp. FSL R7-0096:
- the lspA gene encoding signal peptidase II has product MYYLIALGIIILDQLTKWLVVRYMELGESIPIIHNFLYLSSHRNRGAAWGILEGQMYFFYIITVGVVIGLVVYLQKLPKDQPWMKLALSLMLGGAIGNFIDRVLHQEVIDFINTFIFTYDFPIFNVADSALVIGVGIILVLTILEGKKEKELTKK; this is encoded by the coding sequence ATGTATTATCTTATTGCACTTGGAATTATCATTCTCGACCAACTAACAAAATGGTTGGTTGTAAGATACATGGAGCTTGGAGAAAGCATTCCGATTATACATAACTTTTTGTACTTATCCTCCCACCGCAATCGTGGAGCTGCCTGGGGGATATTAGAAGGCCAGATGTACTTTTTTTATATTATTACAGTAGGTGTTGTAATCGGACTTGTTGTGTACTTGCAAAAGTTGCCTAAAGATCAGCCTTGGATGAAGCTTGCATTGAGTTTGATGCTAGGAGGGGCGATCGGTAACTTCATTGATCGAGTGTTACACCAGGAAGTGATTGACTTCATCAACACATTCATTTTTACCTATGATTTTCCAATATTCAATGTGGCGGATTCTGCATTAGTGATAGGTGTTGGAATCATATTAGTCTTAACGATACTTGAAGGCAAGAAAGAGAAGGAGTTAACAAAAAAATGA
- a CDS encoding RluA family pseudouridine synthase: MTETMTIQIDESQKNDRIDKVLSTQNEEWSRSQVQQWIKDGQVLVNGEKTKPNYKCSVGDDITVTIPEPEALDVVPEEMDLDIYYEDADVIVVNKPRGMVVHPAAGHATGTLVNGLMAHCKDLSGINGVLRPGIVHRIDKDTSGLLMIAKNDFAHEKLVNQLVEKTVTRKYQAIVHGVISHDVGTVDAPIGRDKKDRQAMTVTDENSRNAVTHFRVIERYKDFTHIECQLETGRTHQIRVHMKYIGYPLAGDPKYGPKKSLDIEGQALHAGILGFIHPRTEEYMEFEAPNPPEFERVLKHLKNH, encoded by the coding sequence ATGACAGAAACCATGACGATCCAGATCGATGAATCACAGAAGAATGACCGTATCGACAAGGTGCTATCCACTCAGAATGAGGAATGGTCACGCTCGCAGGTCCAGCAATGGATCAAAGACGGACAAGTGCTTGTAAACGGAGAAAAAACTAAACCTAACTATAAGTGTAGTGTAGGTGATGACATAACCGTTACCATACCCGAACCGGAGGCATTGGATGTTGTGCCAGAAGAGATGGACCTTGATATTTACTATGAAGATGCGGATGTCATTGTGGTAAATAAACCGCGAGGCATGGTGGTCCATCCTGCAGCAGGGCATGCGACCGGAACACTTGTTAATGGTTTAATGGCTCATTGTAAAGACCTTTCAGGTATCAATGGTGTCTTAAGACCTGGCATAGTACATCGAATTGATAAAGACACTTCCGGGCTTTTGATGATCGCAAAAAACGATTTTGCACATGAAAAACTTGTCAACCAGCTCGTGGAAAAGACTGTAACACGGAAGTATCAAGCAATTGTACACGGTGTTATTTCCCATGATGTAGGGACTGTCGATGCTCCGATCGGCCGGGATAAAAAAGATCGCCAGGCGATGACGGTGACAGATGAAAACAGCAGAAACGCCGTCACTCACTTCCGAGTGATTGAACGATATAAAGACTTTACGCATATTGAGTGCCAGCTTGAAACCGGGCGCACCCACCAAATCCGTGTCCATATGAAGTATATTGGGTACCCCTTGGCGGGTGACCCGAAATATGGTCCGAAAAAATCACTGGATATTGAAGGACAGGCTCTTCACGCGGGAATCCTAGGTTTTATACATCCTCGTACGGAAGAATACATGGAATTCGAGGCACCCAATCCGCCAGAATTCGAGCGCGTTTTAAAACATTTAAAAAATCATTGA
- the pyrR gene encoding bifunctional pyr operon transcriptional regulator/uracil phosphoribosyltransferase PyrR has protein sequence MAEKALILDEQAIRRALTRIAHEIIERNKGVEDSVLVGIKTRGIHLAKRLAERINQIEEKEIAVGELDITLYRDDLTTKTSDNEPLVKGSDIPVDINNKKVILVDDVLFTGRTVRAGMDALMDFGRPSQIQLAVLVDRGHRELPIRADFVGKNIPTASTEKIVVELSEIDNNDQVSIHDK, from the coding sequence ATGGCGGAAAAGGCTTTGATTTTAGACGAGCAGGCAATAAGAAGAGCGTTAACTCGCATCGCCCATGAAATCATTGAACGAAATAAAGGTGTGGAAGACTCCGTTCTTGTTGGGATAAAAACAAGAGGGATTCACTTAGCCAAACGATTGGCCGAGCGCATCAATCAAATAGAAGAAAAGGAAATAGCAGTTGGGGAATTGGATATAACTTTGTACAGGGATGACCTTACTACCAAGACATCCGATAATGAACCGCTTGTTAAAGGTTCTGACATACCGGTGGACATAAACAATAAAAAAGTTATCCTCGTGGATGATGTATTATTTACAGGTAGAACGGTTCGAGCGGGAATGGACGCGCTAATGGATTTCGGCAGACCATCTCAAATTCAATTAGCTGTACTTGTAGACAGAGGTCATAGGGAGCTACCGATACGAGCGGATTTCGTAGGGAAAAATATTCCGACGGCAAGCACCGAAAAGATAGTAGTGGAACTATCCGAAATAGATAATAATGATCAAGTTAGTATACATGATAAATAA
- a CDS encoding solute carrier family 23 protein: MREKPVLDIHEVPSKSKWLIFSIQHLFAMFGATILVPALVGLNPAVALIASGLGTLAYIFITKGQIPAYLGSSFAFIVPIIAASELAGPGGAMVGGFLAGLVYGIVALLIKQLGHQWILTILPPVVVGPVIIVIGLGLAGVAVDMAMYENPGAPEAELIYSVKHLTVALTTLGITIVSAIFLRGIFGIIPILIGIVGGYITAYFAGLIDLTPVSVAKWIEAPNFIVPFVDYSPMVTVSIIGIMVPIAIVTIAEHIGDQMVISKIVGKNFIKKPGLHRSILGDGVATMIASLIGGPPNTTYGENIGVLAITRVFSVFVVGGAAVLAIMFGFIGKISALIGTIPSAVMGGVSILLFGIIASSGLRTLIDNKVDFSVKRNLIIASVIMVIGVGGAFIKVWDLQIAGMALATIIGIFLNLFLPGRESAASEHDVMDEEQNTVA; this comes from the coding sequence ATGAGAGAGAAACCAGTTTTAGACATACATGAAGTACCGAGCAAATCAAAATGGCTGATTTTCAGTATACAACATTTATTCGCCATGTTTGGCGCTACGATATTAGTACCTGCACTTGTAGGGTTGAATCCAGCAGTCGCATTAATTGCAAGTGGCCTTGGAACGCTTGCTTACATCTTCATCACAAAAGGTCAGATACCAGCATATCTCGGTTCATCCTTTGCCTTCATCGTGCCGATCATAGCGGCCTCAGAACTTGCAGGTCCCGGCGGAGCGATGGTAGGGGGGTTCCTTGCAGGGTTGGTTTATGGAATTGTGGCTCTATTGATCAAGCAGCTTGGCCATCAATGGATCTTAACCATTTTGCCTCCGGTTGTAGTAGGGCCGGTCATTATAGTTATAGGACTCGGTTTAGCCGGAGTTGCAGTCGATATGGCGATGTATGAAAACCCCGGCGCACCAGAAGCTGAACTGATTTATAGTGTGAAACATCTTACGGTAGCCTTGACAACACTTGGCATTACCATTGTTAGTGCGATTTTCCTTAGAGGAATCTTCGGGATTATCCCGATACTGATTGGTATTGTTGGTGGATATATTACAGCATATTTTGCAGGATTGATTGACTTGACACCAGTGAGTGTAGCAAAGTGGATCGAAGCACCGAACTTTATCGTACCGTTTGTTGATTATTCCCCAATGGTGACAGTGTCCATCATCGGTATCATGGTTCCGATAGCAATTGTAACCATCGCAGAACATATTGGAGATCAAATGGTAATCAGTAAAATTGTCGGTAAGAACTTTATTAAAAAACCAGGACTACACCGCTCCATCTTAGGGGATGGTGTGGCAACGATGATCGCCTCCTTAATTGGTGGCCCACCTAACACAACTTATGGTGAAAACATCGGGGTCCTGGCCATAACGAGAGTATTCAGTGTCTTTGTTGTCGGAGGGGCGGCAGTTCTTGCCATCATGTTCGGATTTATCGGTAAAATATCAGCCTTGATCGGCACCATTCCAAGCGCGGTAATGGGCGGAGTATCCATCCTCTTGTTTGGAATAATTGCTTCAAGCGGTCTAAGAACATTAATTGACAATAAAGTAGATTTCAGTGTTAAACGAAATCTGATCATCGCTTCTGTAATCATGGTAATAGGTGTTGGAGGAGCTTTCATTAAAGTGTGGGATCTGCAGATTGCAGGAATGGCACTGGCAACGATCATCGGAATTTTCCTTAACCTTTTCTTACCGGGCAGAGAATCCGCAGCATCAGAACATGATGTGATGGACGAAGAACAAAATACAGTAGCTTAA
- a CDS encoding aspartate carbamoyltransferase catalytic subunit: MRHLRMMSDLANEEIMALIEEAIEFQQGKQWTPGKQTFVANLFYESSTRTKCSFEVAERKLGIQVLPFEVSTSSVNKGESLYDTAKTLESLGVSALVIRHPEEEYFNQLHTIGAAIINGGDGCGNHPTQSLLDLMTIFQEFEHFENLKITIIGDIRHSRVARSNAEVLERLGAKVRFVAPDEWKDNSYPKEAYITMEDAIQTSDVVMLLRIQHERHHSGKAGLDDYHEQYGMTIQREKEMKPNSIIMHPAPINRGVEIASELVECERSRIFKQMENGLYMRMAVLKKALTNNEGGKEHDNIIKEWEMA, encoded by the coding sequence ATGAGACACTTACGAATGATGAGTGACTTGGCAAACGAGGAGATTATGGCACTGATTGAAGAAGCAATAGAATTTCAACAAGGAAAACAATGGACACCAGGAAAACAGACATTCGTTGCCAACCTCTTCTACGAATCAAGTACAAGAACAAAATGCAGCTTTGAAGTGGCAGAAAGAAAGCTTGGTATTCAAGTGCTGCCATTTGAAGTCAGTACATCAAGCGTCAACAAAGGTGAAAGCTTGTACGATACAGCTAAAACACTAGAGTCCCTAGGCGTAAGTGCACTTGTCATTCGCCACCCAGAAGAAGAATATTTCAACCAGTTACATACTATCGGGGCAGCGATCATCAACGGAGGCGATGGTTGTGGGAATCATCCAACCCAGTCGTTATTGGACCTGATGACAATTTTCCAGGAGTTTGAGCACTTCGAGAACTTAAAGATAACCATTATTGGCGATATCCGCCATAGCCGGGTGGCAAGATCCAACGCAGAAGTACTGGAGCGACTGGGTGCAAAGGTAAGATTTGTCGCACCTGATGAATGGAAGGATAACAGTTATCCAAAAGAGGCTTACATCACTATGGAAGATGCGATACAAACAAGTGATGTAGTGATGCTTTTGAGAATACAGCATGAAAGGCATCACAGCGGTAAAGCAGGATTGGATGATTACCACGAGCAATACGGTATGACGATCCAACGTGAAAAAGAAATGAAGCCGAACAGTATCATCATGCACCCGGCACCAATCAACCGTGGGGTGGAAATTGCTTCAGAACTTGTGGAATGCGAGCGCTCAAGGATTTTCAAGCAGATGGAAAACGGCTTATACATGAGAATGGCTGTACTGAAAAAAGCACTAACAAACAATGAAGGAGGAAAAGAGCATGACAACATTATTAAAGAATGGGAAATGGCTTAA
- a CDS encoding dihydroorotase, with the protein MTTLLKNGKWLNSEGEMEKVDILIKDKTIKSIASNIEDNGNEEVIDLEGNLLSAGFIDVHVHLREPGGEKKETIETGTMAAAKGGFTTICAMPNTRPTPDTKEQLDWLNNRIEETASVRVLPYACITTRQLGQELTNFVELKEAGAFAFTDDGVGVQDASKMLEAMKQAAALDMAIVAHCEENTLINKGAVHEGTFSKEHGLNGIPSVCESVHIARDILLAEATGCHYHVCHISTKESVRVVRDAKRAGIKVTAEVSPHHLLLCEDDIPGLDPNFKMNPPLRGKADKEALIEGLLDGTIDFIATDHAPHTAEEKAEGMEKAPFGIVGLETAFPLLYTNFVETKKFTLKQLVDWLTVKPAEVFKLQSGKLEIGATADLTIIDLNSLSTINPETFLSKGKNTPFTGWECKGWPVMTIVEGKLVWQKGSVQV; encoded by the coding sequence ATGACAACATTATTAAAGAATGGGAAATGGCTTAATTCTGAAGGTGAAATGGAAAAGGTGGATATCCTGATCAAGGATAAAACCATTAAAAGCATCGCCTCCAACATTGAAGATAACGGCAATGAAGAAGTGATCGATCTTGAAGGCAATCTTTTATCCGCAGGGTTCATCGATGTCCATGTACACCTAAGGGAACCTGGCGGGGAAAAGAAAGAAACGATTGAAACTGGAACGATGGCAGCTGCTAAAGGTGGGTTCACCACCATCTGCGCGATGCCTAATACAAGACCTACACCTGATACGAAAGAACAGCTAGATTGGTTGAATAATAGAATCGAAGAAACTGCGAGTGTTCGCGTACTTCCATATGCTTGCATCACTACAAGACAGCTTGGACAGGAACTTACCAATTTTGTCGAGTTAAAAGAAGCTGGTGCTTTCGCTTTTACTGACGATGGGGTTGGCGTCCAGGATGCCTCCAAAATGCTTGAAGCAATGAAACAAGCGGCTGCGCTTGATATGGCGATTGTTGCTCACTGTGAAGAAAATACACTGATAAACAAAGGAGCTGTCCATGAAGGGACATTTTCCAAGGAACATGGGTTGAATGGGATTCCATCTGTATGTGAATCCGTTCATATCGCACGTGACATTTTGCTTGCGGAGGCTACGGGCTGCCACTATCATGTCTGCCATATCAGTACAAAAGAATCTGTCAGAGTGGTAAGAGACGCAAAGCGAGCTGGCATTAAAGTGACAGCCGAAGTAAGCCCACATCATCTGCTACTTTGTGAAGATGATATCCCGGGACTTGATCCGAATTTCAAAATGAACCCGCCATTAAGAGGAAAAGCGGACAAAGAAGCACTAATCGAGGGCTTGCTAGACGGAACCATTGATTTCATCGCAACAGATCATGCTCCCCATACAGCAGAGGAAAAAGCGGAAGGCATGGAAAAAGCACCATTTGGAATAGTAGGCCTGGAAACTGCCTTTCCATTACTCTATACAAACTTTGTGGAAACTAAGAAATTTACATTAAAGCAATTAGTGGATTGGCTGACTGTTAAGCCTGCAGAAGTGTTCAAACTGCAAAGTGGAAAACTAGAAATAGGAGCTACTGCCGACCTTACAATTATTGATTTGAATAGCTTATCAACGATTAATCCGGAAACCTTCCTCTCAAAAGGGAAAAACACACCTTTCACAGGTTGGGAATGCAAAGGGTGGCCAGTAATGACAATAGTAGAAGGAAAACTAGTTTGGCAGAAAGGTAGTGTTCAAGTATGA
- a CDS encoding carbamoyl phosphate synthase small subunit, whose product MNRQLILEDGTFFVGKAFGSLKDSIGEVVFNTGMTGYQEILSDPSYCGQLVTLTYPLVGNYGVNRDDFESIHPAINGFIVKEVSDYPSNFRNQWTLDEFFKAKDIPGIAGIDTRKLTRIIRQHGTLKGALCGLDVDREEVIQQLKTTTLATNQVHQVSTKTAYPSPGRGYRVVLVDFGMKHGILRELNKRGCDVVVVPYNITAEEIMQLSPDGVMLSNGPGDPKDVPEAITMIQGLLGKVPVFGICLGHQLFALACGADTEKMKFGHRGSNHPVKDLKTGKVALTSQNHGYTVTEESLGNTRLEVTHIALNDGTVEGVKHKDYPVFTVQYHPEASPGPEDANYLFDQFMELIKEAKKEELVCQNV is encoded by the coding sequence ATGAATCGACAACTAATTTTAGAAGACGGCACTTTCTTTGTAGGAAAGGCGTTTGGCAGCTTAAAGGACTCTATTGGCGAAGTGGTTTTTAATACAGGGATGACAGGTTATCAAGAAATCTTATCTGATCCATCCTACTGCGGTCAGCTTGTGACCCTCACATATCCGCTTGTGGGGAATTACGGAGTGAACAGAGATGACTTTGAATCCATTCATCCTGCCATAAACGGTTTTATTGTAAAAGAAGTAAGTGATTATCCTTCCAATTTTCGTAACCAATGGACACTGGATGAGTTTTTCAAAGCGAAAGACATTCCGGGAATTGCAGGTATCGACACTAGAAAATTGACAAGAATCATTCGTCAGCATGGAACGCTTAAAGGTGCTTTATGTGGGCTTGATGTAGATCGTGAAGAAGTGATTCAACAATTGAAAACCACGACGCTTGCAACCAACCAGGTACATCAAGTGTCCACCAAGACGGCATATCCTAGTCCAGGTCGCGGTTACCGAGTGGTGCTGGTGGATTTCGGGATGAAGCATGGTATTTTAAGAGAGTTGAACAAACGCGGATGTGACGTGGTAGTGGTTCCATACAACATCACTGCAGAAGAAATCATGCAACTTAGCCCAGATGGTGTGATGCTGTCCAATGGACCTGGAGATCCAAAAGACGTTCCGGAAGCCATCACCATGATTCAAGGACTACTTGGAAAAGTTCCGGTATTTGGCATTTGCCTCGGACATCAGCTTTTTGCCCTTGCATGTGGAGCTGACACAGAAAAAATGAAATTCGGCCATAGAGGTTCCAATCACCCAGTAAAAGATTTGAAAACTGGAAAAGTGGCCTTAACCTCCCAGAACCATGGCTACACCGTCACGGAAGAATCATTAGGGAATACAAGACTGGAAGTAACGCATATCGCATTGAACGACGGCACGGTAGAAGGTGTAAAACATAAAGATTACCCGGTATTCACGGTTCAATACCACCCGGAAGCAAGTCCAGGACCAGAAGATGCGAACTATTTATTCGATCAATTCATGGAACTTATCAAGGAAGCAAAAAAGGAGGAGCTTGTATGCCAAAACGTCTAG
- the carB gene encoding carbamoyl-phosphate synthase large subunit: MPKRLDIQSILVIGSGPIVIGQAAEFDYAGTQACIALREEGYRVILVNSNPATIMTDQEMADKVYMEPLTVEFVSRIIRKERPDAILPTLGGQTGLNLAVELAEAGVLEECNVQILGTKLSAIQKAEDRDLFRTLMNELGEPVPQSEIITNLEEAYEFVGQVGYPVIVRPAYTLGGTGGGICSNEEELIEIVTSGLKNSPVTQCLLEKSIAGFKEIEYEVMRDSNDNAIVVCNMENIDPVGVHTGDSIVVAPSQTLSDREYQLLRNVSLKIIRALEIEGGCNVQLALDPHSFNYYIIEVNPRVSRSSALASKATGYPIAKLAAKIAVGLTLDEMMNPVTGKTYACFEPALDYIVTKIPRFPFDKFESANRRLGTQMKATGEVMAIGRTFEESLLKAVRSLESNISYLELEGSEGLSDELVEKRIRKAGDERLFYIAEAMRRGVTIQTIHDWCEIDLFFLQKLHKILTMEEFVTSNNGCLSTLLEAKEMGFSDETIAKLWSTTERGIYELRLQENIAPVYKMVDTCAAEFESSTPYYYGTYEEENESEVTEKESIVVLGSGPIRIGQGVEFDYATVHSVWAIKEAGYEAIIINNNPETVSTDFSISDKLYFEPLTIEDVMNIINLEKPKGVVVQFGGQTAINLAAELEARGVKILGTSLEDLDRAENRDKFEQTLNILEIPQPKGKTAISIPEAIEIAEGIGYPVLVRPSYVLGGRAMEIVYKSEELLHYMKNAVKINPEHPVLIDKYMTGKEIEVDAISDGKDVFIPGIMEHIERAGVHSGDSIAVYPPQTLSATIKEQIIDYTTRLAQGLNIIGLLNIQFVIYKEEVYVIEVNPRSSRTVPFLSKITHVPMAKVATKIILGESLAAQGYGSGLQPETKGVFVKVPVFSFAKLRNVDITLGPEMKSTGEVMGKDITLEKALYKGLVASGISIKTYGSVLFTIADKDKEEALQLAKRFHRIGYKLLATAGTAEFFGESDIPVTVVNKIGGESPNLIDVIRKGQAQFVINTLTKGKQPARDGFRIRRESVENGIPCLTSLDTAKAILRVLESMTFSIESIETLESKEKEAVYS; encoded by the coding sequence ATGCCAAAACGTCTAGACATCCAATCCATCTTAGTAATCGGGTCCGGTCCAATTGTGATCGGCCAGGCAGCAGAATTTGATTATGCAGGTACGCAAGCGTGTATTGCCCTTCGCGAAGAAGGGTATCGCGTCATCCTAGTGAACTCCAATCCTGCTACCATCATGACAGATCAGGAAATGGCGGACAAAGTATACATGGAGCCATTAACGGTGGAATTTGTGAGCAGAATCATCCGCAAGGAACGACCAGATGCCATCCTTCCAACCCTTGGCGGACAGACAGGGCTGAACCTTGCTGTGGAACTGGCAGAAGCAGGCGTTCTAGAAGAATGTAATGTACAGATTCTTGGCACAAAGCTATCTGCCATCCAAAAAGCGGAGGACCGCGACCTGTTCCGTACCTTGATGAATGAGTTGGGAGAGCCTGTCCCACAAAGTGAAATCATCACAAACCTTGAAGAAGCATATGAATTTGTAGGGCAAGTAGGATACCCGGTCATCGTAAGACCTGCTTATACGCTTGGCGGTACAGGTGGAGGAATTTGCTCCAACGAAGAAGAATTAATTGAAATCGTAACAAGCGGTTTGAAAAATAGCCCGGTAACTCAATGTCTTCTAGAAAAAAGCATCGCAGGATTCAAAGAAATTGAATACGAAGTGATGCGAGACAGCAATGATAACGCAATTGTCGTATGTAACATGGAAAACATCGACCCGGTGGGAGTACATACAGGAGACTCCATCGTAGTGGCTCCAAGTCAAACGCTTAGTGACAGGGAATACCAGTTATTGCGTAATGTATCCCTGAAAATCATCCGTGCCTTGGAAATCGAGGGCGGATGTAACGTACAGCTTGCACTTGATCCACACAGTTTCAACTACTACATTATTGAAGTTAACCCGAGGGTAAGCCGTTCTTCTGCACTTGCTTCCAAGGCAACAGGTTATCCGATCGCGAAGCTTGCAGCGAAAATCGCGGTAGGCTTGACGCTGGATGAAATGATGAACCCTGTTACAGGAAAAACATATGCATGTTTTGAGCCGGCACTTGATTATATCGTAACAAAAATTCCTAGGTTCCCATTTGATAAGTTCGAATCTGCAAATCGTCGACTTGGAACACAAATGAAAGCAACCGGGGAAGTAATGGCAATCGGAAGAACGTTTGAGGAATCACTTCTAAAAGCGGTCCGTTCCTTGGAATCCAATATTTCCTATCTCGAGCTTGAAGGAAGCGAAGGTTTATCAGATGAACTAGTGGAAAAACGTATCAGAAAAGCTGGAGATGAGAGGTTGTTCTATATCGCTGAAGCGATGAGAAGGGGCGTCACCATTCAGACTATCCATGACTGGTGCGAGATCGATCTGTTTTTCCTGCAAAAACTCCATAAAATCTTGACGATGGAAGAGTTCGTTACAAGCAACAATGGCTGCCTTTCCACGCTGTTAGAAGCAAAAGAAATGGGCTTCAGCGACGAGACGATCGCCAAACTATGGTCGACAACCGAGAGAGGCATCTATGAACTTCGCCTTCAAGAAAACATCGCCCCTGTCTATAAGATGGTGGATACTTGCGCAGCTGAGTTCGAATCCAGCACCCCTTACTACTATGGAACGTATGAAGAGGAGAACGAATCGGAAGTTACAGAAAAAGAAAGCATCGTCGTGTTGGGTTCTGGTCCGATCCGAATCGGACAAGGCGTTGAGTTCGACTATGCGACGGTACATTCTGTCTGGGCAATAAAGGAAGCGGGTTATGAAGCAATCATCATCAATAATAACCCAGAAACAGTATCAACGGATTTCAGTATTTCTGACAAGCTTTATTTTGAGCCGCTGACAATCGAGGACGTCATGAATATCATCAATCTGGAAAAGCCAAAAGGAGTCGTCGTGCAATTTGGTGGCCAAACGGCAATCAACCTTGCAGCGGAATTAGAAGCCAGAGGAGTTAAAATTCTAGGTACTTCATTAGAAGACTTAGATCGAGCGGAAAACCGTGATAAATTCGAACAGACATTGAACATCCTTGAAATTCCACAGCCTAAAGGGAAAACAGCCATCTCTATCCCTGAGGCAATCGAAATTGCCGAAGGAATTGGCTACCCGGTGCTTGTACGTCCATCCTATGTCCTAGGCGGGCGTGCGATGGAAATCGTCTATAAGTCTGAAGAACTTTTACACTACATGAAAAATGCAGTGAAAATCAACCCTGAACATCCTGTACTGATTGATAAATACATGACAGGTAAAGAAATCGAAGTAGATGCGATCTCAGATGGAAAAGATGTATTCATACCAGGCATCATGGAGCATATCGAACGTGCTGGGGTACACTCTGGTGACTCGATCGCGGTTTATCCACCACAAACGCTGAGTGCGACAATCAAAGAGCAAATCATCGACTACACTACAAGGTTGGCACAAGGCTTGAACATTATTGGACTACTCAACATTCAATTTGTCATCTATAAAGAGGAAGTCTATGTAATCGAAGTAAACCCGAGATCAAGCCGTACCGTACCATTCTTAAGCAAAATAACCCATGTGCCGATGGCCAAGGTAGCAACCAAGATCATCTTGGGAGAAAGTCTTGCAGCCCAGGGCTACGGTTCCGGACTTCAACCAGAAACAAAAGGAGTTTTCGTGAAAGTGCCAGTGTTCTCTTTTGCAAAACTACGTAACGTCGACATCACGCTTGGCCCAGAGATGAAATCTACCGGGGAAGTTATGGGGAAAGACATTACCCTTGAAAAAGCATTATATAAAGGCCTGGTTGCTTCTGGGATTTCTATAAAAACTTACGGCTCTGTGTTGTTCACCATTGCCGACAAGGACAAGGAAGAAGCACTTCAACTGGCGAAAAGGTTCCACCGTATCGGTTATAAACTTTTGGCAACAGCAGGAACTGCCGAGTTCTTCGGAGAGTCGGACATCCCGGTAACGGTTGTAAATAAAATTGGTGGAGAATCACCGAACCTGATTGATGTCATTAGAAAAGGGCAAGCACAATTTGTTATCAACACGCTGACTAAAGGCAAACAGCCTGCACGTGATGGATTCAGAATCCGACGCGAATCAGTGGAAAATGGGATCCCTTGCCTGACTTCACTTGATACAGCAAAAGCGATCCTGAGAGTACTAGAATCGATGACATTCTCCATCGAATCGATTGAAACCTTGGAAAGCAAAGAAAAAGAGGCGGTGTACAGTTAA
- a CDS encoding dihydroorotate dehydrogenase electron transfer subunit, whose translation MKKAWMTIISQTHIARNIYEMTLEGELVDLMSSPGQFVHIRVTEGFDTLLRRPISISCIDKEKRQCKITYRAEGKGTMILAGKQPGEKLDILGPLGNGFQLEDLQRGDHALIVGGGIGVPPLLELTKQLNRRGVSTTHVLGFQSKEDVFYKNEFAYFGDTYVATVNGTYGTEGFVTNVLDEIQPSFTTLFACGPTPMLAALENLFPDKNVYLSLEERMGCGIGACFACVCHLQKDPEGYSYKKVCTDGPVFRAGEVVL comes from the coding sequence ATGAAAAAAGCCTGGATGACCATCATCTCTCAAACTCACATTGCAAGGAATATCTATGAAATGACCTTGGAAGGAGAACTCGTCGATCTGATGAGTTCCCCTGGTCAGTTTGTTCATATCCGGGTAACAGAAGGGTTCGACACTCTTTTAAGGCGTCCGATCAGTATCTCATGCATTGATAAGGAAAAACGACAATGTAAGATCACTTACAGAGCTGAGGGAAAAGGAACGATGATTTTGGCGGGAAAACAGCCAGGTGAAAAGCTGGACATTTTGGGGCCCCTCGGAAACGGTTTTCAATTGGAAGACTTACAACGCGGCGATCATGCATTGATTGTAGGGGGAGGAATCGGTGTCCCTCCACTGCTAGAGTTAACCAAACAGTTAAACCGCAGGGGAGTAAGTACCACTCACGTACTCGGCTTTCAATCGAAAGAAGATGTATTTTATAAAAATGAATTTGCCTACTTCGGCGACACCTATGTAGCAACGGTAAACGGGACATATGGAACGGAAGGGTTTGTTACAAATGTGTTGGATGAGATTCAGCCATCATTTACTACCCTCTTCGCCTGTGGTCCAACACCAATGCTTGCAGCACTTGAAAACCTATTCCCTGATAAAAATGTCTATCTCTCTCTTGAGGAGCGGATGGGCTGTGGCATCGGTGCGTGCTTTGCATGTGTGTGTCATCTTCAAAAAGATCCAGAAGGGTACTCTTACAAAAAAGTTTGTACAGATGGACCGGTATTCCGAGCAGGGGAGGTTGTACTATGA